A window of Gasterosteus aculeatus chromosome 9, fGasAcu3.hap1.1, whole genome shotgun sequence contains these coding sequences:
- the LOC120825102 gene encoding uncharacterized protein LOC120825102 isoform X2 has protein sequence MNLLGWFAMSLCLCVNAETNAVWRDSGDNVTLGCSSCDKGYDGMYLYLYREHKPRIQVVYYPDSGDETTPGDAFIERIQTNGSLSKHTVTISTLSVNDSGFYKCVYVTFPSGETSCSNYILFVRGVAPCPCPLGYDKSPCRVFIIVAAFTACMLVTIPFILLVISRVRRWSSSRRVPGPLSNDNVYEVMSPAREELPPGPCASA, from the exons ATGAACCTCCTCGGTTGGTTTGCCATGTCGCTCTGTCTTTGCGTCAATGCAG AGACCAACGCAGTGTGGCGAGATTCTGGCGATAACGTCACCTTGGGATGTTCCAGCTGCGACAAAGGGTATGACGGGATGTATCTTTATCTGTATCGGGAACACAAGCCGCGGATACAGGTGGTGTACTATCCAGACTCAGGTGACGAAACAACCCCGGGAGATGCCTTCATAGAGAGGATTCAAACGAATGGATCTCTgagcaaacacacagtcacCATCAGCACGCTGAGCGTGAACGACTCTGGATTCTACAAGTGTGTCTATGTCACCTTTCCAAGTGGTGAAACATCATGCAGCAACTACATACTCTTTGTAAGAG GAGTTGCACCGTGTCCTTGCCCCCTTGGCTACGACAAAAGTCCATGTCGGGTGTTTATCATCGTCGCCGCCTTCACCGCTTGCATGCTGGTAACCATTCCCTTCATCCTGCTGGTCATCTCCAGG GTGAGGCGATGGAGTAGCAGCAGGAGAGTCCCGGGGCCGTTATCCAATGACAACGTGTATGAAGTCATGAGTCCTGCGCGAGAGGAGCTGCCGCCCGGCCCGTGTGCTTCTGCTTAG
- the LOC120825809 gene encoding uncharacterized protein LOC120825809 — MNLIGWFAMSLCLCVNAETNAVWRDSGDNVTLGCSSCDKGYDGMYLYLYREHKPRIQVVYYPDSGDETTPGDAFIERIQTNGSLSKHTVTISTLSVNDSGFYKCVYVTFPSGETSCSNYILFVRGVAPCPCPLGYDKSPCRVFIIIAAFTACMLVTIPFILLVVSRVRRWSSSSRVPGPLSNDNVYEVMSPAREELPPGPCASA, encoded by the exons ATGAACCTCATCGGTTGGTTTGCCATGTCGCTCTGTCTTTGCGTCAATGCAG AGACCAACGCAGTGTGGCGAGATTCTGGCGATAACGTCACCTTGGGATGTTCCAGCTGCGACAAAGGGTATGACGGGATGTATCTTTATCTGTATCGGGAACACAAGCCGCGGATACAGGTGGTGTACTATCCAGACTCAGGTGACGAAACAACCCCGGGAGATGCCTTCATAGAGAGGATTCAAACGAATGGATCTCTGAGCAAACACACAGTGACCATCAGCACGCTGAGCGTGAACGACTCTGGATTCTACAAGTGTGTCTATGTCACCTTTCCAAGTGGTGAAACATCATGCAGCAACTACATACTCTTTGTAAGAG GAGTTGCACCGTGTCCTTGCCCCCTTGGCTACGACAAAAGTCCATGTCGGGTGTTTATCATCATCGCCGCCTTCACCGCTTGCATGCTGGTAACCATCCCCTTCATCCTGCTGGTCGTCTCCAGG GTGAGGCGATGGAGTAGCAGCAGTAGAGTCCCGGGGCCGTTATCCAATGACAACGTGTATGAAGTCATGAGTCCTGCGCGAGAGGAGCTGCCGCCCGGCCCGTGTGCTTCTGCTTAG
- the LOC120825102 gene encoding uncharacterized protein LOC120825102 isoform X1: MNLLGWFAMSLCLCVNAETNAVWRDSGDNVTLGCSSCDKGYDGMYLYLYREHKPRIQVVYYPDSGDETTPGDAFIERIQTNGSLSKHTVTISTLSVNDSGFYKCVYVTFPSGETSCSNYILFVRGVAPCPCPLGYDKSPCRVFIIVAAFTACMLVTIPFILLVISRQQVRRWSSSRRVPGPLSNDNVYEVMSPAREELPPGPCASA, encoded by the exons ATGAACCTCCTCGGTTGGTTTGCCATGTCGCTCTGTCTTTGCGTCAATGCAG AGACCAACGCAGTGTGGCGAGATTCTGGCGATAACGTCACCTTGGGATGTTCCAGCTGCGACAAAGGGTATGACGGGATGTATCTTTATCTGTATCGGGAACACAAGCCGCGGATACAGGTGGTGTACTATCCAGACTCAGGTGACGAAACAACCCCGGGAGATGCCTTCATAGAGAGGATTCAAACGAATGGATCTCTgagcaaacacacagtcacCATCAGCACGCTGAGCGTGAACGACTCTGGATTCTACAAGTGTGTCTATGTCACCTTTCCAAGTGGTGAAACATCATGCAGCAACTACATACTCTTTGTAAGAG GAGTTGCACCGTGTCCTTGCCCCCTTGGCTACGACAAAAGTCCATGTCGGGTGTTTATCATCGTCGCCGCCTTCACCGCTTGCATGCTGGTAACCATTCCCTTCATCCTGCTGGTCATCTCCAGG CAACAGGTGAGGCGATGGAGTAGCAGCAGGAGAGTCCCGGGGCCGTTATCCAATGACAACGTGTATGAAGTCATGAGTCCTGCGCGAGAGGAGCTGCCGCCCGGCCCGTGTGCTTCTGCTTAG